A genomic window from Micromonospora violae includes:
- a CDS encoding ASCH domain-containing protein — protein MARDRLDDLPLAEFAFPGPLRDKLVGAILSGAKTSTTGLLVGYEHANEPLPEVGQLSAVVDSAGRRVAVIELTDVRVIRLADVDLSHALAEGEGDESVAQWRAGHETFWHSAEVRAELGDPDFTVDDDTLVVTERFRLVHVA, from the coding sequence GTGGCCCGGGACAGGCTTGATGATCTTCCACTGGCCGAGTTCGCGTTTCCGGGGCCGCTGCGGGACAAGCTCGTGGGCGCGATCCTGTCCGGGGCGAAGACCTCGACCACCGGCCTGCTGGTCGGGTACGAGCACGCGAACGAGCCGCTGCCCGAGGTGGGCCAGCTGTCCGCCGTGGTGGACTCGGCGGGCCGCCGGGTCGCGGTCATCGAGCTGACCGACGTACGGGTGATCCGGCTCGCTGACGTCGACCTGTCACATGCCCTGGCCGAGGGGGAGGGCGACGAGTCGGTGGCGCAGTGGCGCGCGGGGCACGAGACGTTCTGGCACAGCGCGGAGGTGCGCGCCGAACTGGGCGACCCCGATTTCACGGTGGACGACGACACGCTGGTGGTGACCGAGCGTTTCCGGCTGGTGCACGTCGCCTGA
- the fdh gene encoding formate dehydrogenase → MGVRSWFEGWPVYRQLTGTDPLGRGAAAKSDGSRALTARTDTADSMARSVCPYCAVGCGQRVFVKDGQVTQIEGDPDSPISRGRLCPKGSASKSLVTSPLRQTTIRYRRPYSTEWEDLDLDTAMNMIADRVLAARDETWEDVDAEGRPLNRTLGISSLGGATLDNEENYLIKKLFTAMGALQIENQARIUHSATVPGLGTSFGRGGATQYQQDLSNSDVIVIQGSNMAEAHPVGFQWVMEAKRRGAKIFHIDPRFTRTSALADSYLPIRAGTDIALLGGVIRYILDNELDFREYVVAYTNAATIVTEEYVDTEDLHGLFSGFNDDNATYDQASWRYQGHSQNQTTRDSETQRETAAGLENESHGAPVGGETERDETLQHPRCVYQILKRHFARYTPEMVERVCGIPQEKFFELAQAWTENSGRDRTGMLVYSVGWTQHSVGVQYIRTGAIIQLLLGNMGRPGGGVMALRGHASIQGSTDIPTLFNLLPGYLPMPHHAEHPSFDEWVDSIRHPGQKGFWGNARTYAVNLLKAYWGDAATAENDYCYGHMPRMTGDHGTYQQVLDMIDGKIKGYFLLGQNPAVGSAHGRAQRLGMANLDWLVVRDLFMIESATFWQNGPEVATGEIVPQECRTEVFFLPAASHVEKEGTFTQTQRLLQWREKAVEPPGDARSELWFFYHLGRIIRERLAASTAPRDRALLDLAWDYPTHGPHAEPSAEAVLREINGYDVSTGRPLASFTEMKDDGSTVGGCWIYTGVYADGVNQAARRKPGAEQSQVALEWGWAWPANRRILYNRASADPDGNPWSERKRYVWWDAEKGEWTGYDVPDFEKTKPPTYRPEHDASGVAGIAGDDPFILQGDGKGWLYAPTGVLDGPLPTHYEPVESPVRNPLYRQQENPTRKVYTHPINTLNPSPPQEHSQVFPYVFTVSRLTEHHTAGAMSRSVSPLAELQPEMFVEVSPELAGEVGLTHLGWAHLVTSRAAIEAKVLVTDRVTPLRVDGRIIHQLWLPYHFGFEGLVTGDSANDLFGITLDPNVLIQESKVGTCDIRPGRRPSGQDLLDLVVDYRRRSGNLVHRYPPMVTTDVADSSSDQEA, encoded by the coding sequence ATGGGGGTGCGGAGCTGGTTCGAGGGTTGGCCGGTCTACCGGCAGCTCACCGGCACGGACCCGTTGGGCCGGGGTGCGGCGGCGAAGTCCGACGGGTCCCGCGCGCTGACCGCCCGCACCGACACCGCCGATTCGATGGCCCGTTCGGTCTGCCCGTACTGCGCCGTCGGCTGCGGGCAGCGGGTGTTCGTCAAGGACGGGCAGGTCACCCAGATCGAGGGTGATCCGGACAGTCCGATCTCGCGGGGTCGGCTCTGCCCGAAGGGTTCGGCGAGTAAGAGTCTGGTCACCAGCCCGCTGCGGCAGACCACGATCCGTTACCGCCGTCCGTACAGCACCGAGTGGGAGGACCTTGACCTCGACACGGCGATGAACATGATCGCCGATCGGGTTCTGGCCGCCCGGGACGAGACCTGGGAGGACGTCGACGCCGAGGGTCGGCCGCTCAACCGGACGTTGGGTATCTCCAGTCTGGGTGGGGCGACGCTGGACAACGAGGAGAACTACCTCATCAAGAAGTTGTTCACCGCGATGGGGGCGCTCCAGATCGAGAACCAGGCCCGTATTTGACACTCCGCCACCGTCCCCGGTCTGGGGACCAGCTTCGGTCGTGGCGGTGCCACCCAGTACCAGCAGGACCTGTCGAACTCCGACGTCATCGTCATCCAGGGTTCGAACATGGCCGAGGCACACCCGGTGGGCTTCCAGTGGGTGATGGAGGCGAAACGCCGAGGGGCGAAGATCTTCCACATCGACCCACGGTTCACCCGCACCAGCGCGCTGGCTGACTCGTACCTGCCGATCCGGGCGGGCACCGACATCGCGTTGCTCGGCGGGGTGATCCGCTACATCCTCGACAACGAGCTGGACTTCCGGGAGTACGTGGTCGCCTACACCAACGCGGCGACGATCGTGACCGAGGAGTACGTCGACACCGAGGACCTGCACGGGCTGTTCTCCGGCTTCAACGACGACAACGCCACCTACGACCAGGCCAGTTGGCGCTACCAGGGCCACAGCCAGAATCAGACGACCCGTGACAGCGAGACGCAGCGGGAAACCGCTGCCGGCCTGGAGAACGAGTCGCACGGCGCACCGGTCGGTGGCGAGACCGAACGCGACGAGACGTTGCAGCACCCGCGCTGCGTCTACCAGATCCTCAAGCGGCACTTCGCCCGCTACACCCCGGAGATGGTGGAACGGGTCTGCGGCATCCCGCAGGAGAAGTTTTTCGAACTGGCCCAGGCGTGGACGGAGAACTCCGGTCGGGACCGCACCGGGATGCTCGTCTACTCGGTGGGGTGGACGCAGCACAGTGTGGGTGTGCAGTACATCCGCACGGGCGCGATCATCCAGTTGCTGTTGGGCAACATGGGCCGTCCGGGCGGTGGCGTGATGGCGCTGCGGGGGCATGCGAGCATCCAGGGTTCGACCGACATCCCGACGTTGTTCAACCTGCTGCCCGGCTATCTGCCGATGCCGCACCATGCGGAGCACCCGAGCTTCGACGAGTGGGTGGACAGCATCCGTCACCCGGGGCAGAAGGGTTTCTGGGGCAACGCCCGCACCTACGCCGTCAACCTGCTCAAGGCGTACTGGGGCGATGCCGCCACCGCCGAGAACGACTACTGCTACGGCCACATGCCCCGAATGACCGGCGACCACGGCACGTACCAGCAGGTGCTCGACATGATCGACGGGAAGATCAAGGGGTACTTCCTGCTCGGGCAGAACCCGGCCGTCGGCTCCGCCCACGGCCGGGCGCAGCGGCTCGGAATGGCCAACCTCGACTGGTTGGTGGTCCGGGATCTGTTCATGATCGAGAGTGCGACGTTCTGGCAGAACGGTCCCGAGGTCGCGACCGGGGAGATCGTGCCGCAGGAGTGCCGTACCGAGGTGTTCTTCCTCCCCGCCGCCTCCCACGTGGAGAAGGAAGGGACGTTCACCCAGACGCAACGGCTCTTGCAGTGGCGGGAGAAAGCCGTCGAGCCGCCGGGCGACGCCCGCTCCGAACTGTGGTTCTTCTACCACCTCGGGCGCATCATCCGCGAACGGTTGGCGGCGTCGACCGCGCCGCGCGACCGGGCGTTGCTCGACCTCGCCTGGGACTACCCCACGCACGGTCCGCACGCGGAGCCGAGCGCCGAGGCGGTGCTGCGCGAAATCAACGGGTACGACGTGTCGACCGGCCGGCCACTGGCGTCGTTCACCGAGATGAAGGACGACGGCTCCACCGTCGGCGGCTGCTGGATCTACACCGGGGTGTACGCCGACGGCGTCAACCAGGCGGCCCGCCGCAAACCCGGCGCGGAGCAGTCCCAGGTGGCCCTCGAATGGGGGTGGGCGTGGCCGGCGAACCGGCGGATCCTCTACAACCGTGCCTCAGCCGACCCGGACGGCAACCCGTGGAGTGAACGCAAGCGCTACGTATGGTGGGACGCGGAGAAGGGCGAGTGGACCGGCTACGACGTGCCGGACTTCGAGAAGACCAAACCACCGACCTACCGACCGGAGCACGACGCCTCGGGCGTGGCGGGCATCGCCGGTGACGACCCGTTCATCCTCCAGGGTGACGGCAAGGGCTGGTTGTACGCGCCCACCGGGGTGCTGGACGGGCCGCTGCCCACCCACTACGAGCCGGTCGAGTCGCCGGTGCGCAACCCGCTCTACCGGCAGCAGGAAAACCCGACCCGCAAGGTCTACACGCACCCGATCAACACGTTGAATCCGAGCCCGCCGCAGGAGCACAGTCAGGTGTTCCCGTACGTGTTCACGGTCAGCCGGCTCACCGAGCACCACACCGCCGGCGCGATGAGCCGGAGCGTGTCCCCCCTCGCGGAGCTGCAACCGGAGATGTTCGTCGAGGTGTCCCCGGAGCTGGCCGGCGAGGTGGGGCTGACGCACCTGGGCTGGGCGCACCTGGTCACCAGCCGGGCGGCCATCGAGGCGAAGGTGCTGGTGACCGACCGCGTCACGCCACTGCGGGTGGATGGTCGGATCATCCACCAGCTCTGGCTGCCGTACCACTTCGGGTTTGAGGGCCTGGTCACCGGCGACTCGGCCAACGACCTGTTCGGCATCACCCTCGACCCGAACGTGCTGATCCAGGAGAGCAAGGTCGGCACCTGCGACATCCGGCCCGGACGACGCCCCAGCGGACAGGATCTGTTGGACCTCGTCGTCGACTACCGGCGGCGGTCGGGGAACCTCGTGCACCGCTACCCACCGATGGTCACGACCGACGTCGCCGACAGCAGCAGCGACCAGGAGGCCTGA
- a CDS encoding GntR family transcriptional regulator, whose protein sequence is MPTEKVDYRRIATEITEKIKSGDLAPGEKLPSTRQLAEQYGVHISTINRVMTILKDRGLVEGHPGKGVYVAEPTQSS, encoded by the coding sequence ATGCCGACTGAGAAGGTCGATTACCGGCGCATCGCTACCGAGATCACCGAGAAGATCAAGTCTGGAGACCTCGCGCCGGGCGAGAAGCTACCGTCCACTCGCCAGCTGGCCGAGCAGTACGGCGTGCACATCTCCACGATCAACCGGGTCATGACGATCCTCAAGGACCGTGGACTGGTTGAGGGGCATCCAGGAAAGGGCGTCTATGTAGCCGAGCCTACGCAGTCGAGTTAG
- a CDS encoding PrsW family intramembrane metalloprotease, translating into MAVFVVGLILYLAVLRTLVSTKNPNFVPALILLGATLVPLTFLTFAQARTGRWQVPASVLVTSAFFGGVIGTVVAGTLEYDTLRGLGTLPMLFVALIEESAKLIIPVVLLFTVVAQHRRRVPSDGLIIGVAAGMGFAALETMGYAFTALLSSQGNIGAVEQTLFIRGLTAPAGHTAWTGLTAGALWALLASPSVGRLFGFIGTFLGVVVLHTLWDTFSGSLVFVVLAIISIGWLFWELRRYRTFSDQRIGQLRPH; encoded by the coding sequence GTGGCAGTCTTCGTTGTCGGGCTGATTCTCTATTTGGCGGTGCTGCGGACTCTCGTCAGCACCAAGAATCCGAACTTCGTGCCGGCGTTGATTCTGCTCGGGGCGACGCTGGTGCCGTTGACGTTCCTGACGTTCGCGCAGGCCCGTACCGGGCGGTGGCAGGTGCCGGCGTCGGTGTTGGTGACGTCGGCGTTCTTCGGCGGTGTGATCGGCACGGTGGTCGCCGGCACCCTGGAGTACGACACCCTGCGCGGGCTCGGCACCCTGCCGATGCTGTTCGTGGCGTTGATCGAGGAGTCGGCGAAGCTGATCATCCCGGTGGTGCTGCTGTTCACGGTCGTGGCCCAGCATCGCCGCCGGGTCCCCTCCGACGGGCTGATCATCGGTGTGGCGGCCGGTATGGGCTTCGCCGCGCTGGAGACGATGGGGTACGCCTTCACCGCGCTGCTGAGTTCGCAGGGCAACATCGGCGCGGTGGAGCAGACGCTCTTCATCCGGGGTCTGACCGCGCCCGCCGGGCACACCGCCTGGACCGGGCTGACCGCCGGTGCGCTCTGGGCGTTGTTGGCGAGCCCGAGCGTCGGTCGGCTCTTCGGGTTCATCGGCACATTCCTGGGCGTCGTCGTCCTGCACACCCTGTGGGACACGTTCTCCGGGTCACTGGTCTTCGTCGTGTTGGCGATCATCAGCATCGGCTGGTTGTTCTGGGAGCTGCGTCGCTACCGGACCTTCAGCGACCAGCGGATCGGCCAGCTGCGGCCGCACTGA
- a CDS encoding ABC transporter ATP-binding protein, producing MIPPALEIRGLVKTFAAHRAVDGVDLTVHPGTFHGIVGPNGAGKSTTIGMAVGLVTPDSGQIRILGHDALRERGLTRALTGVLPDGLDFPERLTGAELLRYSAGLRGLPRAAATDRAAELIDVLGLAKGAGTPLADCSTGTRKKLGLAQALLHAPRLLVLDEPFEAVDPVSAATIRRVLRRFVAGGGTCVLSTHSMLLVEQMCDEVTVIHQGRVVAAGPVAEIAGGGSLEDRFVELVGADASGSAGLDWLTGAR from the coding sequence GTGATCCCCCCGGCACTCGAGATCCGTGGCCTGGTCAAGACCTTCGCGGCGCATCGCGCGGTGGACGGCGTCGATCTGACCGTCCACCCCGGCACGTTCCACGGCATTGTCGGGCCCAACGGCGCCGGCAAGTCCACCACCATCGGAATGGCCGTCGGCCTGGTCACCCCGGACTCCGGGCAGATCCGGATCCTCGGCCACGACGCGCTGCGCGAACGGGGCCTGACCCGCGCGCTGACCGGCGTACTGCCCGACGGCCTCGACTTTCCCGAACGTCTCACCGGTGCCGAGCTGCTGCGCTACAGCGCCGGCCTGCGCGGGCTGCCCCGGGCCGCGGCCACCGACCGTGCCGCCGAACTGATCGACGTGCTCGGCCTGGCCAAGGGTGCCGGCACTCCGTTGGCTGACTGCTCCACCGGCACCCGCAAGAAACTCGGCCTCGCCCAGGCGCTGCTGCACGCGCCCCGGCTACTCGTCCTCGACGAACCGTTCGAGGCGGTCGACCCGGTCTCCGCGGCCACCATCCGCCGGGTGCTGCGCCGGTTCGTGGCCGGCGGCGGCACCTGCGTGCTGTCCACCCACTCGATGCTGCTGGTCGAGCAGATGTGCGACGAGGTGACGGTGATCCATCAGGGCCGGGTGGTCGCCGCCGGGCCGGTCGCCGAAATCGCCGGCGGCGGCAGCCTGGAGGACCGGTTCGTCGAGCTGGTCGGCGCGGACGCCTCCGGCAGCGCCGGTCTCGACTGGTTGACCGGGGCACGATGA
- a CDS encoding 4Fe-4S dicluster domain-containing protein, which translates to MPHANALYGPLDPAPDAGYENPPPRMGFFTDTSVCIGCKACEVACKEWNGVPESGLDLLGMSYDNTGALTANSWRHVAFVEQPRSVGWATPAFEEEPDGPSVSPLTAAVGARTGADTGTYPGLAPGAPGAAARMSGGPEFLGMPGAQPPGRGSGAEGRTDFRWLMMSDVCKHCTHAACLDVCPTGSLFRTEFGTVVVQEDICNGCGYCISACPYGVIDQRKGDGRAWKCTLCYDRLGAGMTPACAQACPTESIQFGVLDELRERAAARVATLHERGVPEARLYGHDPNDGVGGDGAFFLLLDEPEVYGLPPDPVVTTRDLPKMWKRAGLAAVTMAVAAAVAFLGRRP; encoded by the coding sequence ATGCCCCACGCCAACGCCCTGTACGGGCCGCTGGACCCCGCACCGGACGCCGGTTACGAGAACCCGCCGCCGCGGATGGGGTTCTTCACCGACACCAGCGTCTGCATCGGCTGCAAAGCCTGCGAGGTGGCCTGCAAGGAGTGGAACGGCGTCCCCGAGAGCGGGCTCGACCTGCTGGGCATGTCGTACGACAACACGGGCGCGTTGACCGCCAACTCGTGGCGGCACGTCGCGTTCGTGGAGCAGCCCCGCTCGGTCGGCTGGGCGACTCCGGCGTTCGAGGAGGAACCCGACGGGCCATCGGTCAGCCCGCTCACGGCTGCCGTCGGCGCGCGTACCGGCGCCGACACCGGAACGTACCCGGGCCTTGCGCCCGGCGCGCCTGGCGCGGCGGCCCGCATGTCCGGCGGGCCGGAGTTTCTGGGGATGCCGGGTGCGCAGCCGCCGGGGCGGGGGTCGGGTGCGGAGGGTCGTACGGATTTTCGGTGGTTGATGATGTCGGACGTCTGTAAGCACTGCACGCATGCGGCGTGTTTGGACGTGTGTCCGACGGGTTCGTTGTTCCGGACGGAGTTCGGGACGGTGGTGGTGCAGGAGGACATCTGTAACGGGTGTGGTTACTGCATTTCGGCGTGTCCGTACGGGGTGATTGATCAGCGTAAGGGTGATGGTCGGGCGTGGAAGTGCACGCTGTGTTATGACCGGTTGGGTGCGGGGATGACGCCGGCGTGTGCGCAGGCGTGTCCGACCGAGTCGATCCAGTTCGGCGTTCTGGATGAGTTGCGGGAGCGGGCCGCTGCCCGGGTGGCGACGCTGCATGAGCGGGGTGTGCCAGAGGCGCGTCTGTACGGGCACGACCCGAACGACGGCGTCGGTGGTGACGGGGCGTTCTTCCTGCTGCTGGACGAGCCGGAGGTGTACGGGCTGCCGCCGGACCCGGTGGTGACCACCCGCGACCTGCCGAAGATGTGGAAGCGGGCCGGTCTGGCGGCGGTGACGATGGCGGTCGCCGCGGCGGTCGCGTTCCTGGGTAGGCGGCCATGA